GCGCTCGCGGGCGGCATCGCCGGGCTGGTTTGCGCGGTCGGGCTGGTCGTTCTGTCGCCCGCGGTCTGGGTCAAGATCCTTGGCTTCAAGGCAGCCGTCTTTCCCTACGACTATCCCGCCATCGTCTCGATGAATGTAGCGCTGCTGTGCACCTGGCTGGTATCGGTCACCGATCGCAGCGCGCGCAGCCGCCGCGAGCGGGATGCCTATGGCGACCAGTTTGTCCGTGCGCAAACCGGCATCGGCGCGTCCGGCGCGGTGAGCCACTGAGGCAGCGGATCGGTGGCGCAGGCGCTTGCGTGGCACGATTCGCCGATCCGCACAGACATGGATTTGAGTTCATTTGGAGTGGAACGATGCAGATGAGAGACACAGGACTGGGCTTTTCGCCCATCACGATCGGCCTGCACTGGCTGATCGCAGCCGCGGTGTCGGTAATGGTCTGGCTTGGCCTGTCGGCGGGCCAGATGGACGCAGGCGCTGCCAAGGCAGAGCTGATCGCGATGCACAGCACGCTGGGCACGGTGCTGTTCGTCGTGGCGGCATACCGGCTGTGGGCACGGCTCACGTCCTATCACCCGCTGCCGGTGGGCACCCCGAATCCCATCGAAGTGATGATCAGCCGCTCGGTCGCCGTCGCGCTGGCGTTGGCGCCCGTGCTGCTGCCGCTTGATGGCTGGCTGGCCATGTCGGCGGCTGGTGACGTGGTGCGGCTGCCGGGCGGGATCGCGCTGCCTGCCATCGTGGGGCTCAACCCGGAGGTGGAGTACGTAGCCAGGCTCCTGCACAAGATCGGCGCGTATGCGTTCCTGGCCGGACTGGCGCTCCATATTTTCGGGGCCATGAAGAATCATTTCGTTCTCAAGAATGACACGCTGAAGCGCATGCTCGGCAAGCGAGTGGAGCTCTGATGATGCAACCGATCCAACAAGACTCCCTGCACGCCGCGCCGATGGGGCCGGCGGCAGCCCTGTGCGGCATCCGCTATCCGGTGTTCCAGGCGGGCATGGCCGGCATATCGGGGCCGGCGCTGACCGCTGCCGTGTCCAATGCGGGTGGCCTGGGGCATATCGGCGGGCTGCGGCTGCCGCCGCTGGCATTGCGCAGGTGGATCCGGGAGACCAAGGCACTTACCGACAAGCCGTTTGGCGTGAACATCGTTCCGTCTTTCGGCGGCCCGGAAGTCTTCGAGGCGCAGTTCCGCGTGATCCTCGAAGAGAAGCCGCGGGTGGTCTCGCTGTTCTATGGCGACTTTGCCGAGATGATCCCCCGCGCGAAAGCGGCTGGCATCACGGTGATCGTGCAAGTGGGTTCGGTCGCGCTTGCCCGGCAGGCGATAGCCTGGGGCGCCGACATCCTGGTCGCGCAGGGCGCCGAAGGCGGCGGCCACCTCAACCGCGGCACCATCGGCGTGCTGTCGCTGGTACCTGCCTTCGTCGAGATTGCCGAGGGCCGGCCGGTGCTGGCTGCCGGCGGCATCACCGATCGTGCCGACGTGCGGGCCGTGCTGGAAGCGGGCGCCGCCGGGGTGTGGGTGGGCACCGCCTTTGTCGCCAGCAACGAGTCCCTGGCGCACGACCTCTACAAACAGAAGATCGT
This genomic window from Cupriavidus sp. P-10 contains:
- a CDS encoding NAD(P)H-dependent flavin oxidoreductase, whose amino-acid sequence is MMQPIQQDSLHAAPMGPAAALCGIRYPVFQAGMAGISGPALTAAVSNAGGLGHIGGLRLPPLALRRWIRETKALTDKPFGVNIVPSFGGPEVFEAQFRVILEEKPRVVSLFYGDFAEMIPRAKAAGITVIVQVGSVALARQAIAWGADILVAQGAEGGGHLNRGTIGVLSLVPAFVEIAEGRPVLAAGGITDRADVRAVLEAGAAGVWVGTAFVASNESLAHDLYKQKIVEATIDDTEYRTGYSFGWKFGTPHRVIPNRKKWNPIKYVGGGARVIDKPEMAEKLSLYAGQGVGKIHGIVPAAERVVELVAGFSGWHAGEHRTAAPLLQAVA
- a CDS encoding cytochrome b; translation: MQMRDTGLGFSPITIGLHWLIAAAVSVMVWLGLSAGQMDAGAAKAELIAMHSTLGTVLFVVAAYRLWARLTSYHPLPVGTPNPIEVMISRSVAVALALAPVLLPLDGWLAMSAAGDVVRLPGGIALPAIVGLNPEVEYVARLLHKIGAYAFLAGLALHIFGAMKNHFVLKNDTLKRMLGKRVEL